The Cylindrospermopsis curvispora GIHE-G1 genome contains a region encoding:
- a CDS encoding inositol monophosphatase family protein — protein sequence MNDFWNTILDFSQDITSEVGKQLIRDFGKVHASQKADGSLVTQSDQWADQTIRDAIAANFTGYGILSEEGDHVFPHTEWCWVIDPLDGTTNFTRGIPIWSISLGLLYRGTPIFGYVFVPPLNQRFHGFWSGDSGLQTPVGAFLNNHPIHTSKEEATSNHFFNLCSRSTGIIRPGFPCKLRMLGVASYNFLTVSSGAVLAGMEATPKVWDIAGAWVILQAAGGTWISLKDAPFPLLSGLDYGDRSFPTLVISDTKVESTFSPFVAEFKSKVGQ from the coding sequence ATGAATGATTTTTGGAACACAATTTTAGATTTTTCCCAAGACATAACCAGCGAGGTGGGAAAACAATTAATCCGCGACTTTGGCAAGGTTCACGCTTCTCAAAAGGCTGATGGCAGCTTGGTGACCCAATCTGATCAGTGGGCTGACCAGACAATTAGAGATGCGATCGCCGCCAATTTTACTGGTTATGGTATTTTAAGCGAAGAGGGTGATCACGTCTTCCCCCATACCGAGTGGTGTTGGGTAATTGACCCTTTAGATGGGACGACTAATTTTACCAGAGGTATTCCCATTTGGTCAATTTCCCTGGGTTTACTTTACCGAGGAACTCCCATTTTTGGTTATGTTTTTGTCCCACCCCTAAATCAAAGATTTCATGGTTTTTGGTCTGGAGATTCCGGGTTACAAACGCCAGTGGGGGCGTTTTTAAATAATCATCCTATTCATACCAGCAAGGAAGAAGCCACTAGTAATCACTTTTTTAATCTTTGTTCTCGGAGTACGGGCATAATTCGACCGGGTTTTCCTTGTAAGTTAAGAATGTTGGGGGTTGCTAGTTATAATTTTTTAACTGTCTCTAGCGGAGCAGTTTTGGCAGGTATGGAAGCCACCCCTAAAGTATGGGATATTGCTGGCGCTTGGGTAATTTTACAGGCTGCTGGTGGTACTTGGATATCTCTGAAAGATGCTCCTTTCCCCCTATTGTCAGGTCTAGATTATGGCGATCGCTCTTTTCCCACATTAGTCATTAGTGATACAAAAGTTGAATCTAC